Genomic DNA from Terriglobia bacterium:
CGCGACGTCCCTGCCGCACTCAAACCGAAACCCGCCGCGCAAGAGATCTCCCCAGCGCAACCAGGCATGAGGCGGCGGTTCAGTCCCCGCCTCGTGGGTTTCTTCATTGTGGTGGCTCTCTTTACGCTCGGCAACTCCTCCGATTCGTTTCTCGTCCTTCGCGCGCAGGACCGTGGGCTGAGTGTATTCCAGGTGATGCTCGCCATCTTCGTCTTCAACCTGGTGTACACCATCGCCTCGATGCCCGCAGGCTTGCGTTCGGATAGGGTCGGGCGCGGGAGGGTGCTGGTCGGCGGCTGGTTGATCTACGGGCTGGTGTATCTCGGATTCGCCCTGGCCTGCGCCTCCTGGCAGATCTGGATTCTCTATGCGCTCTACGGTCTGTACTACGCGATGGTGGAAGGAACCGCCCGCGCGTATGTGGCCGATCTCTCTGCAGCGGAAAATCGTGGCACGGCTTACGGCATCTACAATACGGCGGTCGGCATCATGGCGCTTCCAGCTTCCCTGATTGCCGGCATCCTGTGGCAGGGGGCTTTCGGCTGGCCGGGATGGGGCGCACCCGCGCCGTTCGTATTCGGTTCAGGGATGGCGATCGTCGCAGTCCTGCTCACAGTCTTCTGGTTGCCGAGATTGCCCAAAGAGTGAATCAGCGAACGATGGAGCCAAGTCGATTTTTCCCAAGTTATGGCGTTAACCGATGAGGACGAAGTAGGCTTCGAGATGATTGTCGCGAGCTTCCAGGAGTTCCTCGAGTCCGAGATCGGGCGGAGCATGCACGAAAATTGGATCCAGGCGCAGAGAGCCCAGCAGGAGTACAACGGCCGCCTCACGACCAACGTTCGATTCCTAATGGAATACATACTGTCCTTGTGCCGCTCCCCCTGGCGCACCGACCTGGAGGACGTCCCCATCAAGCTGTGGGTCAAATACATGCCCGACTCGATAGCGCGCGTCGTGCGCAAACTGTACATCCCCGAGGAATATTTCTTTGACACAATGAACACGGTCGCCTCGGCGCCGCCCGAACACAGCAGTGTCCCGATCAGAAATAACAGCGGCAGCTCGATGACGCTTCGAAAATGATATAGGTTATTATGGGATCTCAGGTTAGTTGGAGCGGGAAACGGGATTCGAACCCGCGACTTCAACCTTGGCAAGGTTGCACTCTACCACTGAGTTATTCCCGCCCCGAGCTTGAGGCTCACAGATATTAGCAAAGGGGGGAGACAGGGGTCAACGGTTTTGAGGTTGGCCGCACGGGTTTGGCAGCCACAAAACACACGAGAGACACGAAATCCGTGTACGCGTCCTCCGTCCTGCTTACCTGCAGATCCTTGCCATTCAGGCAAGAAAAGCAAAACATCAACGCAGAGGTCGCCGAGGTCGCGGAGAAACGTGACGCAGAAGCGAAAACCCTCTGCGGTCTCTGCGCCCCCTGCGTTGAGGCTTTAGATTGCGTATATTCCGCACTGTGTATTTCCTGGTCTGGCTTCTCAAAAGGCGTTGCGGTAGAGCGCCACTTCCTGATCTCGGGTCCCCGGTGCGACGATTGCGACCACGTCGAACCGATATGTGTATTGGCCAAGGTCGTAGTGCGCGATAAACTCCTCACCCGCCAGCCGCAGGCTCTGCTGTTTCTCCCAATCCACGAACTCCCAGGGGTCGCCGAACTCCCGCGAGGCGCGCGTCTTGACCTCGACAAATGCGAGCATGGTTCCCTCGAATGCGATCAGGTCGATTTCCCCCCGGCGAGCCCGATAGCGGCGGGCAAGGATGTCGAATCCCAGCCGCATCAGGTAACGGCATGCGATTCGTTCCCCTTTCCGCCCCATGAGGAGATGCGGTGCCGGCATGCCCATATTGTTTCGGAGGGAGAGCGGTTCTTTCAGAGGATCCGACTGCCTCGGCTGAAAGCCACCATCCGCTGATTCCCTGGATTTGCACGGCTTGATAACCCGAAGCAGCCACTCATGGGCATGGAAACGTGGATCTGCTCACGGGCTGAAGCCCGTCAAGTGCACCAGTCATGTTTGAAGCAGTCGCTCATGCGCTGGGCGCACCCTGCGACGTATGAAAAAATCGGGCGATGTTGGGAGACGCGAGGAGGGTCGCGTCTGGCAGCCGCGGCCCACGTGGGCGCACCATGCGGCGCATGAAAAGAACGCATGTATGGAGTCTTTGAGTCTTACGGTCTCGGAGTCAGCCGCACGCCTGATCGCCAAGGCTCCAACAAATCTCTGAAATTCGCGGCCGGTCCTGCTGCGGATGGACTCAGCGGAGGCGCTTCCAGCGCACGCCGTCTTTGGTATCTTCGAGATGGATTCCCTGGGACAGGAGCCAGTCGCGGATCCGGTCCGCCTCGGCAAAGTCCCGGCGCCGGCGCGCGCCCTGGCGCTCTTCGATCCTCTTCATGATCTCGGCGTCGAGCAACTCCGGCTGCGGCCGCAGCACTCCCAGCACCCGATCCACCTCGCGGAGAAGCTCGACCGTGGTGCGCGCGTCCCCGCCCGACAGCACACCCTGCTCGTCGCGTTGATAGCCGGAGCGCACGAAGTCGAAGATGACGGCAAGCGCGGCGGAGGTGTTGAGATCGTCGTCCAGGGCGTCGATGAATTTCTGGCGCGTGGCTTCGACACTGGCGACGGAATCAGGGTCTGGGTCGCCCGGACCCGACTTCTCGCGCATGCGCTGCAGGAAGTCCTCCAGGCGCCGCACCGAAGCCTCCGCCTGATGCAGCCCGTCGTTCGTGAAATTGAGCTGGCGGCGGTAATTGACCGACAGCAGCAGGTAGCGGATCGCCTCCGGTGCGTGTCCGGCAGCCAGAAGATCGCGCAAGGTGAAATAATTCCCCTTCGATTTGGCCATCTTCTCGCCTTCAACCAGAAGGAACTCGGAATGCGCCCAGCAACGGACGAAGGTCTGTCCGGTCGCGGCTTCACTTTGAGCGATCTCATTCTCGTGGTGGGGAAAGATCAGGTCCACGCCGCCGCAATGCAGGTCGAGCGTGGGGCCGAGATATCTCATGCTCATCGCCGAGCATTCGATATGCCAGCCCGGACGTCCCGGCCCCAACTCGGTGTCCCAGTAATCCTCCCCCTCTTTGCGGGCCTTCCAGAGAACGAAATCTCTGACGTCATCCTTCTTCTCGTATTCATCGCTGTCGACGCGGCCTGCCGCCTGCATGCCGGAAAAATCCTTTCTGCTCAGCTTGCCGTAGGGGGGAAAACTTGCAATGCTGAAATAGACCGAGCCGTCTTTCCGGTAGGTGTGGCCTTGTTCCTCGAGGCGCCGGATCAGCTGGACCATGTCGGGGATGTGATCGGTGGCGCGCGGCAGCAGTGCCGGCAGCTCGATATGCAGCACCCTGGCATCCTCCAGGAACGCTTCCGTGTATTTGGCAGTGTAGTCCTTGAGGCTC
This window encodes:
- a CDS encoding MFS transporter, with protein sequence MIFHLLPLFLTNVLGAKTAVVGLIEGVAETTASLTRLFSGWLSDKLGKRKGLTVFGYSLSAVAKPLFLLANTWPLVLMLRFADRVGKGIRSAPRDALVADSILAENRGFGFGLHRAADTAGAAVGLAIAAAVTYAAGPTVINLQADTFRLVIWLSILPAVLGVISLILLARDVPAALKPKPAAQEISPAQPGMRRRFSPRLVGFFIVVALFTLGNSSDSFLVLRAQDRGLSVFQVMLAIFVFNLVYTIASMPAGLRSDRVGRGRVLVGGWLIYGLVYLGFALACASWQIWILYALYGLYYAMVEGTARAYVADLSAAENRGTAYGIYNTAVGIMALPASLIAGILWQGAFGWPGWGAPAPFVFGSGMAIVAVLLTVFWLPRLPKE
- a CDS encoding YraN family protein, which translates into the protein MGMPAPHLLMGRKGERIACRYLMRLGFDILARRYRARRGEIDLIAFEGTMLAFVEVKTRASREFGDPWEFVDWEKQQSLRLAGEEFIAHYDLGQYTYRFDVVAIVAPGTRDQEVALYRNAF
- the cysS gene encoding cysteine--tRNA ligase, which codes for MLTLHNTWTGKKEEFHPLEEGAVRIYTCGPTVYDYAHIGNFRTFVFQDLLTRYLRYRKYRVVHVMNITDVDDKTIRNAHEQGMSLKDYTAKYTEAFLEDARVLHIELPALLPRATDHIPDMVQLIRRLEEQGHTYRKDGSVYFSIASFPPYGKLSRKDFSGMQAAGRVDSDEYEKKDDVRDFVLWKARKEGEDYWDTELGPGRPGWHIECSAMSMRYLGPTLDLHCGGVDLIFPHHENEIAQSEAATGQTFVRCWAHSEFLLVEGEKMAKSKGNYFTLRDLLAAGHAPEAIRYLLLSVNYRRQLNFTNDGLHQAEASVRRLEDFLQRMREKSGPGDPDPDSVASVEATRQKFIDALDDDLNTSAALAVIFDFVRSGYQRDEQGVLSGGDARTTVELLREVDRVLGVLRPQPELLDAEIMKRIEERQGARRRRDFAEADRIRDWLLSQGIHLEDTKDGVRWKRLR